In the Brassica oleracea var. oleracea cultivar TO1000 unplaced genomic scaffold, BOL UnpScaffold01426, whole genome shotgun sequence genome, TTTTTAAGCATCCGCGACTATGTGTATTTTGTAGTTTCTACTCTCCGGTTCCAGCAGTTTCGATATGTGAAACAAGCAAATGAAGAGCAAAAACTGTTGAGAAAATCTTTAGTTAATAATTATTCGGCACTCAATCGTACTGTATAGATCACATATATTGCATATTTCATGAAGGACCATGCATGGTACCCACctctttgttctttcttttatatGAAGAAATTTGAGTGTACTAGTCGATCGTGGCCTACGTACAAACTCTATGGGCAGAAATAATGCAGCACCaatataaattttttctaaACCGAAGTTTTGTGTTCCACATGATGTGAGGTCTTTATTTCCTTATGGCTCGAAACTAAACATCCTTAAAAAAACTCACACACAAGCATCTAAATATAACACACCAACATTGCTATAATTACTAATAATTACTATCACGTCCTTTCAATTGTAAATTTATCTTAACTGAATTAAAgtcaacaaaaaaacataaaatctgGATGAATCTTCTATAGAATTCGTTTTTTGGGTCTAATGTTAAGTATCTATTAGTGGCATTAATTTATCACAAAGGGCATCGGCTTTGCTACACATGGCTGTGTTTCAtgtatttgttctttttatatgCTAAGAttctacttttttctttttagtatgCTACTTGATTAAGTTCCATTTCTCTATAAATTGAAGTGCGAGTTGCATTTTCAACACATATCTTCAAATAACTCTCATTGAGTCATACCATTAATAAGTACGATAAAAGATGGATTCAAGATTCAACGATACCGTTCATTCCTTGAGGTTCGTCTCTCTAATTCATAATTACAACACCTAGTACacttattttgtttgatttatctgTTTCACAAATTCACaatacatttacatatatatatatatgctccaATCAAAAGTCTGCTCCCCATTGTTCCTCAGCCTGTTTTGGTATATAGGCCAGTTGCATCTAAAGCTCCTCATGTTGATCCATCGTCGGATGCCGTTTCTGGTGAAATTGTGGCAACTGATCCGATTTCTAAAGCTGCTCAGACGGTTGCAGGTTCATCACTTACGAAAGCTATTCAAGTTGATGAAATTGGTCAAATTACAGGAACGGGTAATATTGTAGAAGCTAGCCAGGCTGCTATTACTGCTTCTCTCACAGGTTTCAAAAGCCCACCAACAAATCAGTCTCGGCAAGACCATGTTTATACGGTCGACATTGGTAATGGTAAACTTTTTGTGGACTTAACGCCTGAAGGGCTTATTACAAATGGCCAAAATTTCTAGTGACAATAATCTTCGGTATTTAGGTGCAGAAACAAAatgacacatttttttttttttttgagaaaacaaaatgaCACATTTGTTTGGACTTAGTACATACATAGCTTTTTAGGTTTATAAACATCTCAACCTAATGATGTTAAAAACAACATCCAACCTAATttcttttagtaaaaataaaaaatatctatagtTAAGAAATGGATATACATATTTAAGACTATAAAATGTTCATTAacataatcaataaataaacaGATATTCACCTTAACTACTGGAGCATCGATGTGAAATCCGCAGGCTCTTGGACATGGCGACAACTGCTCAAGCTTCGCGGTCTTGCGGCAAGGTTTTTAAGAGCTAGAGTGGGAAATGGAACAAGaataaatttttggtttgatcATTGGACAGTGCTTGGTCCTTTGATTAATGCTTTCGGTCCCACAGGTCCATCTGAGCTTGCACTCCTATTGGTTGGAATTTCAGAGGTGCTCGTTCTCAGGCAGCAGAAGAACTACAGATTGCTCTAACTACTTTTCATCTCCCTGCAACCTCGCATGTGAAAGACAAGTATGTTTGGGTCGTTAATGACCATGAGAGTACTTCCTTCTCTATTGCCAGGACATGGGATGAAATCAGAAATAGAGCAAGAAAACAGGAGTGGACGTCTAACATTTGGTTTAAAGGGTCTGTCCCGAGACACTCTTTTAACTTTTGGATTGC is a window encoding:
- the LOC106321318 gene encoding uncharacterized protein LOC106321318 isoform X1; protein product: MDSRFNDTVHSLRPVASKAPHVDPSSDAVSGEIVATDPISKAAQTVAGSSLTKAIQVDEIGQITGTGNIVEASQAAITASLTGFKSPPTNQSRQDHVYTVDIGNDIHLNYWSIDVKSAGSWTWRQLLKLRGLAARFLRARVGNGTRINFWFDHWTVLGPLINAFGPTGPSELALLLVGISEVLVLRQQKNYRLL
- the LOC106321318 gene encoding uncharacterized protein LOC106321318 isoform X2 translates to MDSRFNDTVHSLRPVASKAPHVDPSSDAVSGEIVATDPISKAAQTVAGSSLTKAIQVDEIGQITGTGNIVEASQAAITASLTGFKSPPTNQSRQDHVYTVDIGNGSWTWRQLLKLRGLAARFLRARVGNGTRINFWFDHWTVLGPLINAFGPTGPSELALLLVGISEVLVLRQQKNYRLL